A window of Phyllopteryx taeniolatus isolate TA_2022b chromosome 19, UOR_Ptae_1.2, whole genome shotgun sequence contains these coding sequences:
- the LOC133469721 gene encoding zinc finger MIZ domain-containing protein 1-like isoform X2: protein MNSIPSMDRHIQQTNDRLQCIKQHLQNPANFQTAATELLDWCGDPRAFQRPFEQSLMGCLTVVSRVAAQQGFDLDLGYRLLAVCAANRDKFTPKSAALLSSWCEELGRLLLLRHQKNRQNEPPGKVPMQPPMSSMKPGLSHGDGSFPYDSVPWQQNTNQPPGSLSVVTTVWGVTNTSQSQVLGNPMTTNNNPMNPGGNPMASGMSGNNPGMNPSQFSGPQQQFPSKGTANQGYMQQGMYGRPNYPGGGGFAGSYPGGPNAGPGGMGMPPHSRPPSDFAQPAAAAAAAAVAAAAATATATATATVAALQETQNKDMNQYGPMSSSFQMAPNQAYNSQFMNQPAPRGPASHPGNMGSGMNASNMSGPPMGMNQPRAQGMGPFGGHGQRMPQHGYAGARPQGVPMQGMKRPYPGEPNYGGQQYGPNNQFPSQQGQYPTPNASRPLPSSNYPGQRTPGQQLQSLYPPPSGPMGQYYKQEPPFNGQSTNFSGSGYQYSQGNMNGPPRPMGNYPHSPVPGNPTPPMTPGSNIPPYLSPSQDVKPPFPPDIKPNITALPPLPANHNEELRLTFPVRDGVVLEPFRLEHNLAVSNHVFHLRPSVHQTLMWRSDLELQFKCYHHEDRQMNTNWPASVQVSVNATPLTIERGDNKTSHKPLHLKHVCQPGRNTIQITVTACCCSHLFVLQLVHRPSVRSVLQGLLKKRLLPAEHCITKVKRNFSSVASSSGNAALNGEDGVEQTAIKVSLKCPITFRRIQLPARGHDCKHVQCFDLESYLQLNCERGTWRCPVCNKTALLEGLEVDQYMWGILNAIQNSEFEEVTIDPTCSWRPVAIKSELHIKEDPDGPLAKRFKTMSPSQMIMPNVVDMIAQLGPGPSPYPSQHGGINGEYGGQGNSYQGHGNFEFPHGTPGATSMNDFMHGPQLSHPPDMSNSLMSTDKPLSHSMPDTIPHSSVNEPSHGTLQQSMHGSPRPGGQSGQQQRHHSGPPPPSRQPPPPPPPPPPPQQQQQQQQQQPGPNSHPHGDLTFNTSSGLDSQAGSDMPEPSLDLLPELANPDELLSYLDPPDLPSNSNDDLLSLFENN from the exons CTCTTCTGTCCTCCTGGTGCGAGGAACTGGGACGCCTCCTCCTGCTGCGTCACCAAAAGAACCGACAGAACGAGCCCCCGGGAAAAGTGCCCATGCAGCCCCCCATGAGCTCCATGAAGCCCGGCCTCTCGCACGG AGATGGGTCTTTTCCCTACGACTCGGTTCCCTGGCAACAGAACACCAATCAGCCTCCAGGTTCCCTGTCGGTGGTGACCACCGTCTGGGGCGTCACCAACACCTCGCAGAGCCAG GTTTTGGGGAATCCCATGACCACCAACAACAATCCCATGAACCCGGGCGGCAACCCAATGGCTTCGGGGATGTCTGGTAATAATCCTGGGATGAACCCCTCTCAGTTCAGCGGTCCGCAGCAGCAGTTCCCCAGCAAGGGCACCGCCAACCAGGGCTACATGCAGCAGGGCATGTACGGACGACCCAACTATCCCGGCGGAGGCGGCTTTGCTGGCAG CTATCCTGGGGGCCCCAATGCTGGACCCGGAGGAATGGGCATGCCTCCGCACTCGCGTCCGCCGTCGGACTTCGCTCAGCCtgcggccgccgccgccgccgccgcggtggccgccgccgccgccacggcGACCGCCACTGCCACCGCCACTGTAGCCGCTCTGCAGGAGACTCAGAACAAGGACATGAATCAATACGGACCA ATGAGTTCCTCTTTCCAGATGGCACCAAACCAGGCCTACAATAGCCAGTTCATGAACCAGCCAGCACCACGTGGGCCCGCATCCCACCCCGGGAACATGGGCTCAGGCATGAATGCGTCCAACATGAGCGGCCCCCCAATGGGGATGAACCAACCCAGGGCTCAAGGCATGGGACCCTTTGGAGGTCACGGCCAAAGGATGCCCCAGCACGGGTATGCGGGAGCCCGGCCTCAGGGCGTGCCTATGCAGGGCATGAAGAGGCCCTATCCAGGCGAG CCTAACTACGGGGGGCAGCAGTATGGACCAAACAACCAGTTCCCCAGCCAGCAGGGCCAGTACCCGACACCCAATGCTTCCAGGCCGCTGCCGTCCAGCAACTACCCCGGCCAACGGACGCCAGGACAGCAGCTCCAATCCCTATATCCGCCACCCAGCGGTCCCATGGGACAGTATTACAAG CAAGAGCCGCCTTTTAATGGCCAAAGCACCAACTTTTCTGGGAGTGGTTATCAGTACAGCCAGGGCAATATGAATGGG CCACCCAGACCAATGGGCAACTACCCCCACTCCCCAGTACCGGGCAACCCCACCCCTCCGATGACCCCGGGAAGCAACATCCCTCCGTATTTATCACCCAGTCAGGACGTGAAGCCGCCATTTCCTCCGGACATCAAACCAAATATTACTGCTCTTCCTCCACTGCCCG CCAACCACAACGAGGAGCTGCGCCTCACCTTCCCGGTGCGTGACGGGGTTGTCCTGGAGCCTTTCAGGCTGGAGCATAACCTGGCAGTCAGCAATCACGTCTTCCACTTACGGCCCTCGGTGCACCAGACACTCATGTGGAG GTCGGATCTGGAGCTGCAATTCAAGTGCTACCACCACGAGGACCGGCAGATGAACACCAACTGGCCGGCGTCGGTGCAGGTCAGCGTCAACGCCACGCCGCTCACCATCGAGCGCGGCGATAACAAGACTTCCCACAAGCCCTTGCACCTGAAGCACGTCTGCCAACCGGGCAGGAACACCATCCAGATCACCGTCACAGCCTGCTGCTGT TCGCACTTGTTTGTGCTGCAACTGGTCCACAGGCCGTCGGTCCGCTCCGTCCTCCAGGGTTTACTGAAGAAGAGGCTCTTACCGGCCGAGCACTGCATCACCAAAG TCAAGAGGAACTTCAGCAGCGTGGCGTCGTCGTCGGGCAACGCCGCCCTCAACGGCGAGGACGGCGTGGAGCAGACGGCCATCAAGGTCTCACTTAAATGTCCCATCACTTTCCGGCGAATACAGCTCCCAGCCAGAGGGCACGACTGCAAGCACGTTCAG TGTTTCGATTTGGAATCGTATCTACAATTGAACTGCGAGCGGGGCACGTGGCGATGTCCTGTGTGCAA CAAAACGGCATTGTTGGAAGGGTTGGAGGTGGACCAGTACATGTGGGGCATCTTGAATGCCATTCAAAA CTCCGAGTTCGAGGAAGTGACGATCGACCCGACGTGTAGCTGGCGGCCGGTAGCCATCAAGTCGGAACTCCACATCAAGGAGGACCCGGACGGTCCTCTGGCCAAGCGCTTCAAGACCATGAGCCCCAGCCAGATGATCATGCCCAACGTCGTGGACATGATCGCCCAGCTCGGCCCCGGACCCTCGCCGTACCCCTCGCAGCACGGGGGCATCAACGGCGAATACGGCGGTCAAG GCAACAGTTACCAGGGCCACGGCAACTTTGAGTTCCCGCACGGAACGCCGGGCGCGACGTCCATGAACGATTTTATGCACGGACCCCAACTGTCGCACCCGCCCGATATGTCCAACAGCCTGATGAGCACGGACAAGCCTCTTTCCCACAGCATGCCCGACACG ATACCTCACTCCTCCGTCAACGAGCCGTCGCACGGCACGTTGCAGCAAAGCATGCACGGGTCGCCGCGTCCGGGCGGCCAATCGGGGCAGCAGCAGCGCCACCACAGCGGACCCCCGCCCCCTTCGCGGCAACCCCCgccgccccctcctcctcctcctcctcctcagcagcagcagcagcagcagcagcagcagcccggTCCAAACAGCCACCCCCACGGCGATCTGACATTCAACACCTCCAGCGGTTTGGACAGCCAGGCCGGGTCGGACATGCCCGAACCTTCTTTAGAC CTTCTTCCAGAGCTGGCCAACCCGGACGAGCTGTTGTCCTACTTGGACCCGCCGGACCTCCCCAGCAACAGCAACGACGACCTCTTGTCGCTCTTCGAAAACAATTGA
- the LOC133469721 gene encoding zinc finger MIZ domain-containing protein 1-like isoform X1: MNSIPSMDRHIQQTNDRLQCIKQHLQNPANFQTAATELLDWCGDPRAFQRPFEQSLMGCLTVVSRVAAQQGFDLDLGYRLLAVCAANRDKFTPKSAEINCCRRCRSDSALLSSWCEELGRLLLLRHQKNRQNEPPGKVPMQPPMSSMKPGLSHGDGSFPYDSVPWQQNTNQPPGSLSVVTTVWGVTNTSQSQVLGNPMTTNNNPMNPGGNPMASGMSGNNPGMNPSQFSGPQQQFPSKGTANQGYMQQGMYGRPNYPGGGGFAGSYPGGPNAGPGGMGMPPHSRPPSDFAQPAAAAAAAAVAAAAATATATATATVAALQETQNKDMNQYGPMSSSFQMAPNQAYNSQFMNQPAPRGPASHPGNMGSGMNASNMSGPPMGMNQPRAQGMGPFGGHGQRMPQHGYAGARPQGVPMQGMKRPYPGEPNYGGQQYGPNNQFPSQQGQYPTPNASRPLPSSNYPGQRTPGQQLQSLYPPPSGPMGQYYKQEPPFNGQSTNFSGSGYQYSQGNMNGPPRPMGNYPHSPVPGNPTPPMTPGSNIPPYLSPSQDVKPPFPPDIKPNITALPPLPANHNEELRLTFPVRDGVVLEPFRLEHNLAVSNHVFHLRPSVHQTLMWRSDLELQFKCYHHEDRQMNTNWPASVQVSVNATPLTIERGDNKTSHKPLHLKHVCQPGRNTIQITVTACCCSHLFVLQLVHRPSVRSVLQGLLKKRLLPAEHCITKVKRNFSSVASSSGNAALNGEDGVEQTAIKVSLKCPITFRRIQLPARGHDCKHVQCFDLESYLQLNCERGTWRCPVCNKTALLEGLEVDQYMWGILNAIQNSEFEEVTIDPTCSWRPVAIKSELHIKEDPDGPLAKRFKTMSPSQMIMPNVVDMIAQLGPGPSPYPSQHGGINGEYGGQGNSYQGHGNFEFPHGTPGATSMNDFMHGPQLSHPPDMSNSLMSTDKPLSHSMPDTIPHSSVNEPSHGTLQQSMHGSPRPGGQSGQQQRHHSGPPPPSRQPPPPPPPPPPPQQQQQQQQQQPGPNSHPHGDLTFNTSSGLDSQAGSDMPEPSLDLLPELANPDELLSYLDPPDLPSNSNDDLLSLFENN; the protein is encoded by the exons AAATCAACTGCTGCAGGAGGTGTCGGTCCGACTCAG CTCTTCTGTCCTCCTGGTGCGAGGAACTGGGACGCCTCCTCCTGCTGCGTCACCAAAAGAACCGACAGAACGAGCCCCCGGGAAAAGTGCCCATGCAGCCCCCCATGAGCTCCATGAAGCCCGGCCTCTCGCACGG AGATGGGTCTTTTCCCTACGACTCGGTTCCCTGGCAACAGAACACCAATCAGCCTCCAGGTTCCCTGTCGGTGGTGACCACCGTCTGGGGCGTCACCAACACCTCGCAGAGCCAG GTTTTGGGGAATCCCATGACCACCAACAACAATCCCATGAACCCGGGCGGCAACCCAATGGCTTCGGGGATGTCTGGTAATAATCCTGGGATGAACCCCTCTCAGTTCAGCGGTCCGCAGCAGCAGTTCCCCAGCAAGGGCACCGCCAACCAGGGCTACATGCAGCAGGGCATGTACGGACGACCCAACTATCCCGGCGGAGGCGGCTTTGCTGGCAG CTATCCTGGGGGCCCCAATGCTGGACCCGGAGGAATGGGCATGCCTCCGCACTCGCGTCCGCCGTCGGACTTCGCTCAGCCtgcggccgccgccgccgccgccgcggtggccgccgccgccgccacggcGACCGCCACTGCCACCGCCACTGTAGCCGCTCTGCAGGAGACTCAGAACAAGGACATGAATCAATACGGACCA ATGAGTTCCTCTTTCCAGATGGCACCAAACCAGGCCTACAATAGCCAGTTCATGAACCAGCCAGCACCACGTGGGCCCGCATCCCACCCCGGGAACATGGGCTCAGGCATGAATGCGTCCAACATGAGCGGCCCCCCAATGGGGATGAACCAACCCAGGGCTCAAGGCATGGGACCCTTTGGAGGTCACGGCCAAAGGATGCCCCAGCACGGGTATGCGGGAGCCCGGCCTCAGGGCGTGCCTATGCAGGGCATGAAGAGGCCCTATCCAGGCGAG CCTAACTACGGGGGGCAGCAGTATGGACCAAACAACCAGTTCCCCAGCCAGCAGGGCCAGTACCCGACACCCAATGCTTCCAGGCCGCTGCCGTCCAGCAACTACCCCGGCCAACGGACGCCAGGACAGCAGCTCCAATCCCTATATCCGCCACCCAGCGGTCCCATGGGACAGTATTACAAG CAAGAGCCGCCTTTTAATGGCCAAAGCACCAACTTTTCTGGGAGTGGTTATCAGTACAGCCAGGGCAATATGAATGGG CCACCCAGACCAATGGGCAACTACCCCCACTCCCCAGTACCGGGCAACCCCACCCCTCCGATGACCCCGGGAAGCAACATCCCTCCGTATTTATCACCCAGTCAGGACGTGAAGCCGCCATTTCCTCCGGACATCAAACCAAATATTACTGCTCTTCCTCCACTGCCCG CCAACCACAACGAGGAGCTGCGCCTCACCTTCCCGGTGCGTGACGGGGTTGTCCTGGAGCCTTTCAGGCTGGAGCATAACCTGGCAGTCAGCAATCACGTCTTCCACTTACGGCCCTCGGTGCACCAGACACTCATGTGGAG GTCGGATCTGGAGCTGCAATTCAAGTGCTACCACCACGAGGACCGGCAGATGAACACCAACTGGCCGGCGTCGGTGCAGGTCAGCGTCAACGCCACGCCGCTCACCATCGAGCGCGGCGATAACAAGACTTCCCACAAGCCCTTGCACCTGAAGCACGTCTGCCAACCGGGCAGGAACACCATCCAGATCACCGTCACAGCCTGCTGCTGT TCGCACTTGTTTGTGCTGCAACTGGTCCACAGGCCGTCGGTCCGCTCCGTCCTCCAGGGTTTACTGAAGAAGAGGCTCTTACCGGCCGAGCACTGCATCACCAAAG TCAAGAGGAACTTCAGCAGCGTGGCGTCGTCGTCGGGCAACGCCGCCCTCAACGGCGAGGACGGCGTGGAGCAGACGGCCATCAAGGTCTCACTTAAATGTCCCATCACTTTCCGGCGAATACAGCTCCCAGCCAGAGGGCACGACTGCAAGCACGTTCAG TGTTTCGATTTGGAATCGTATCTACAATTGAACTGCGAGCGGGGCACGTGGCGATGTCCTGTGTGCAA CAAAACGGCATTGTTGGAAGGGTTGGAGGTGGACCAGTACATGTGGGGCATCTTGAATGCCATTCAAAA CTCCGAGTTCGAGGAAGTGACGATCGACCCGACGTGTAGCTGGCGGCCGGTAGCCATCAAGTCGGAACTCCACATCAAGGAGGACCCGGACGGTCCTCTGGCCAAGCGCTTCAAGACCATGAGCCCCAGCCAGATGATCATGCCCAACGTCGTGGACATGATCGCCCAGCTCGGCCCCGGACCCTCGCCGTACCCCTCGCAGCACGGGGGCATCAACGGCGAATACGGCGGTCAAG GCAACAGTTACCAGGGCCACGGCAACTTTGAGTTCCCGCACGGAACGCCGGGCGCGACGTCCATGAACGATTTTATGCACGGACCCCAACTGTCGCACCCGCCCGATATGTCCAACAGCCTGATGAGCACGGACAAGCCTCTTTCCCACAGCATGCCCGACACG ATACCTCACTCCTCCGTCAACGAGCCGTCGCACGGCACGTTGCAGCAAAGCATGCACGGGTCGCCGCGTCCGGGCGGCCAATCGGGGCAGCAGCAGCGCCACCACAGCGGACCCCCGCCCCCTTCGCGGCAACCCCCgccgccccctcctcctcctcctcctcctcagcagcagcagcagcagcagcagcagcagcccggTCCAAACAGCCACCCCCACGGCGATCTGACATTCAACACCTCCAGCGGTTTGGACAGCCAGGCCGGGTCGGACATGCCCGAACCTTCTTTAGAC CTTCTTCCAGAGCTGGCCAACCCGGACGAGCTGTTGTCCTACTTGGACCCGCCGGACCTCCCCAGCAACAGCAACGACGACCTCTTGTCGCTCTTCGAAAACAATTGA
- the LOC133469721 gene encoding zinc finger MIZ domain-containing protein 1-like isoform X3, which produces MSDALLSSWCEELGRLLLLRHQKNRQNEPPGKVPMQPPMSSMKPGLSHGDGSFPYDSVPWQQNTNQPPGSLSVVTTVWGVTNTSQSQVLGNPMTTNNNPMNPGGNPMASGMSGNNPGMNPSQFSGPQQQFPSKGTANQGYMQQGMYGRPNYPGGGGFAGSYPGGPNAGPGGMGMPPHSRPPSDFAQPAAAAAAAAVAAAAATATATATATVAALQETQNKDMNQYGPMSSSFQMAPNQAYNSQFMNQPAPRGPASHPGNMGSGMNASNMSGPPMGMNQPRAQGMGPFGGHGQRMPQHGYAGARPQGVPMQGMKRPYPGEPNYGGQQYGPNNQFPSQQGQYPTPNASRPLPSSNYPGQRTPGQQLQSLYPPPSGPMGQYYKQEPPFNGQSTNFSGSGYQYSQGNMNGPPRPMGNYPHSPVPGNPTPPMTPGSNIPPYLSPSQDVKPPFPPDIKPNITALPPLPANHNEELRLTFPVRDGVVLEPFRLEHNLAVSNHVFHLRPSVHQTLMWRSDLELQFKCYHHEDRQMNTNWPASVQVSVNATPLTIERGDNKTSHKPLHLKHVCQPGRNTIQITVTACCCSHLFVLQLVHRPSVRSVLQGLLKKRLLPAEHCITKVKRNFSSVASSSGNAALNGEDGVEQTAIKVSLKCPITFRRIQLPARGHDCKHVQCFDLESYLQLNCERGTWRCPVCNKTALLEGLEVDQYMWGILNAIQNSEFEEVTIDPTCSWRPVAIKSELHIKEDPDGPLAKRFKTMSPSQMIMPNVVDMIAQLGPGPSPYPSQHGGINGEYGGQGNSYQGHGNFEFPHGTPGATSMNDFMHGPQLSHPPDMSNSLMSTDKPLSHSMPDTIPHSSVNEPSHGTLQQSMHGSPRPGGQSGQQQRHHSGPPPPSRQPPPPPPPPPPPQQQQQQQQQQPGPNSHPHGDLTFNTSSGLDSQAGSDMPEPSLDLLPELANPDELLSYLDPPDLPSNSNDDLLSLFENN; this is translated from the exons CTCTTCTGTCCTCCTGGTGCGAGGAACTGGGACGCCTCCTCCTGCTGCGTCACCAAAAGAACCGACAGAACGAGCCCCCGGGAAAAGTGCCCATGCAGCCCCCCATGAGCTCCATGAAGCCCGGCCTCTCGCACGG AGATGGGTCTTTTCCCTACGACTCGGTTCCCTGGCAACAGAACACCAATCAGCCTCCAGGTTCCCTGTCGGTGGTGACCACCGTCTGGGGCGTCACCAACACCTCGCAGAGCCAG GTTTTGGGGAATCCCATGACCACCAACAACAATCCCATGAACCCGGGCGGCAACCCAATGGCTTCGGGGATGTCTGGTAATAATCCTGGGATGAACCCCTCTCAGTTCAGCGGTCCGCAGCAGCAGTTCCCCAGCAAGGGCACCGCCAACCAGGGCTACATGCAGCAGGGCATGTACGGACGACCCAACTATCCCGGCGGAGGCGGCTTTGCTGGCAG CTATCCTGGGGGCCCCAATGCTGGACCCGGAGGAATGGGCATGCCTCCGCACTCGCGTCCGCCGTCGGACTTCGCTCAGCCtgcggccgccgccgccgccgccgcggtggccgccgccgccgccacggcGACCGCCACTGCCACCGCCACTGTAGCCGCTCTGCAGGAGACTCAGAACAAGGACATGAATCAATACGGACCA ATGAGTTCCTCTTTCCAGATGGCACCAAACCAGGCCTACAATAGCCAGTTCATGAACCAGCCAGCACCACGTGGGCCCGCATCCCACCCCGGGAACATGGGCTCAGGCATGAATGCGTCCAACATGAGCGGCCCCCCAATGGGGATGAACCAACCCAGGGCTCAAGGCATGGGACCCTTTGGAGGTCACGGCCAAAGGATGCCCCAGCACGGGTATGCGGGAGCCCGGCCTCAGGGCGTGCCTATGCAGGGCATGAAGAGGCCCTATCCAGGCGAG CCTAACTACGGGGGGCAGCAGTATGGACCAAACAACCAGTTCCCCAGCCAGCAGGGCCAGTACCCGACACCCAATGCTTCCAGGCCGCTGCCGTCCAGCAACTACCCCGGCCAACGGACGCCAGGACAGCAGCTCCAATCCCTATATCCGCCACCCAGCGGTCCCATGGGACAGTATTACAAG CAAGAGCCGCCTTTTAATGGCCAAAGCACCAACTTTTCTGGGAGTGGTTATCAGTACAGCCAGGGCAATATGAATGGG CCACCCAGACCAATGGGCAACTACCCCCACTCCCCAGTACCGGGCAACCCCACCCCTCCGATGACCCCGGGAAGCAACATCCCTCCGTATTTATCACCCAGTCAGGACGTGAAGCCGCCATTTCCTCCGGACATCAAACCAAATATTACTGCTCTTCCTCCACTGCCCG CCAACCACAACGAGGAGCTGCGCCTCACCTTCCCGGTGCGTGACGGGGTTGTCCTGGAGCCTTTCAGGCTGGAGCATAACCTGGCAGTCAGCAATCACGTCTTCCACTTACGGCCCTCGGTGCACCAGACACTCATGTGGAG GTCGGATCTGGAGCTGCAATTCAAGTGCTACCACCACGAGGACCGGCAGATGAACACCAACTGGCCGGCGTCGGTGCAGGTCAGCGTCAACGCCACGCCGCTCACCATCGAGCGCGGCGATAACAAGACTTCCCACAAGCCCTTGCACCTGAAGCACGTCTGCCAACCGGGCAGGAACACCATCCAGATCACCGTCACAGCCTGCTGCTGT TCGCACTTGTTTGTGCTGCAACTGGTCCACAGGCCGTCGGTCCGCTCCGTCCTCCAGGGTTTACTGAAGAAGAGGCTCTTACCGGCCGAGCACTGCATCACCAAAG TCAAGAGGAACTTCAGCAGCGTGGCGTCGTCGTCGGGCAACGCCGCCCTCAACGGCGAGGACGGCGTGGAGCAGACGGCCATCAAGGTCTCACTTAAATGTCCCATCACTTTCCGGCGAATACAGCTCCCAGCCAGAGGGCACGACTGCAAGCACGTTCAG TGTTTCGATTTGGAATCGTATCTACAATTGAACTGCGAGCGGGGCACGTGGCGATGTCCTGTGTGCAA CAAAACGGCATTGTTGGAAGGGTTGGAGGTGGACCAGTACATGTGGGGCATCTTGAATGCCATTCAAAA CTCCGAGTTCGAGGAAGTGACGATCGACCCGACGTGTAGCTGGCGGCCGGTAGCCATCAAGTCGGAACTCCACATCAAGGAGGACCCGGACGGTCCTCTGGCCAAGCGCTTCAAGACCATGAGCCCCAGCCAGATGATCATGCCCAACGTCGTGGACATGATCGCCCAGCTCGGCCCCGGACCCTCGCCGTACCCCTCGCAGCACGGGGGCATCAACGGCGAATACGGCGGTCAAG GCAACAGTTACCAGGGCCACGGCAACTTTGAGTTCCCGCACGGAACGCCGGGCGCGACGTCCATGAACGATTTTATGCACGGACCCCAACTGTCGCACCCGCCCGATATGTCCAACAGCCTGATGAGCACGGACAAGCCTCTTTCCCACAGCATGCCCGACACG ATACCTCACTCCTCCGTCAACGAGCCGTCGCACGGCACGTTGCAGCAAAGCATGCACGGGTCGCCGCGTCCGGGCGGCCAATCGGGGCAGCAGCAGCGCCACCACAGCGGACCCCCGCCCCCTTCGCGGCAACCCCCgccgccccctcctcctcctcctcctcctcagcagcagcagcagcagcagcagcagcagcccggTCCAAACAGCCACCCCCACGGCGATCTGACATTCAACACCTCCAGCGGTTTGGACAGCCAGGCCGGGTCGGACATGCCCGAACCTTCTTTAGAC CTTCTTCCAGAGCTGGCCAACCCGGACGAGCTGTTGTCCTACTTGGACCCGCCGGACCTCCCCAGCAACAGCAACGACGACCTCTTGTCGCTCTTCGAAAACAATTGA